Proteins encoded within one genomic window of Deinococcus aerolatus:
- a CDS encoding DUF3006 domain-containing protein, with amino-acid sequence MKRADLPLDTDPQEPADPRPAEGRERWTVDGIEDSPQGPLARLERGDGTTFDLPLRLLPEALREGDLLDVQDGPDGVTVRILVAETMERHGTAQAQLDALNNAEAELHEEDGEITV; translated from the coding sequence GTGAAAAGAGCAGACCTCCCACTGGATACGGATCCGCAGGAGCCCGCGGACCCCCGGCCTGCCGAGGGCAGAGAACGCTGGACGGTGGACGGCATCGAGGACAGCCCGCAAGGCCCGCTGGCCCGGCTGGAACGTGGAGACGGCACGACGTTTGACCTGCCCCTGCGCCTGCTGCCCGAGGCCCTGCGCGAGGGTGACCTGCTGGACGTGCAGGATGGCCCGGACGGCGTGACGGTCCGCATTCTGGTGGCCGAGACCATGGAGCGTCATGGCACCGCGCAGGCCCAGTTGGACGCCCTGAACAACGCCGAAGCTGAGTTGCACGAAGAGGACGGAGAGATCACGGTATGA
- a CDS encoding 8-oxoguanine deaminase, with product MNPTRTVLRRIHTLIPMTGERLSPTPPLQDAALVLEGKEIRWVGQDSALPADLLDGATVRDLSGHVVLPGLVNTHHHLYQTLTRCLAVDSGLFDWLKTLYPIWLNLTPEAAYDSAQLGLAELALSGCTTSSDHLYLYPNGVTLDDTIRAAGDLGLRFHATRGSMSLGESQGGLPPDRAVEREDVILADSVRLIDAFHDPARLAMTRVALAPCSPFSVTGDLMRVSAVLAREKGAMLHTHLAETADEDAFCLAQFGLRPLDYAESLGWTGPDVWFAHGVHFSADDAVRLGACGCGVAHCPSSNMRLASGIAPTRRLLEAGVRVALGVDGSASNDGSHLMAEARQALLSSRVRGMPGQAPDAAAALTAYDALWLATRGGASVLNRDDIGQLAPGFAADVIAVDLRDLGYSGARHDPLAALTFCAPPRVALNMVNGRVIVDGGELLGVELPALTERHDAHSRRMIGLA from the coding sequence ATGAACCCCACCCGCACTGTGCTGCGCCGCATCCATACGCTGATTCCCATGACCGGCGAACGTCTCTCGCCCACGCCGCCGCTGCAGGACGCCGCCCTTGTGCTGGAGGGCAAAGAAATTCGCTGGGTGGGGCAGGACAGCGCCCTGCCCGCCGACCTGCTGGACGGCGCAACGGTGCGTGACCTGAGCGGCCACGTCGTCCTGCCGGGGCTGGTCAACACGCACCACCACCTCTACCAGACACTGACCCGCTGTCTGGCGGTGGATTCGGGGCTGTTCGACTGGCTGAAAACCCTGTACCCGATCTGGCTGAACCTGACGCCGGAAGCCGCCTACGACAGTGCCCAGCTGGGCCTGGCGGAGCTGGCGCTGAGCGGCTGCACCACCTCTTCCGATCACCTGTACCTGTACCCCAATGGCGTGACGCTGGACGACACCATCCGCGCGGCGGGTGACCTGGGCCTGCGCTTTCACGCCACGCGCGGCAGCATGAGTCTGGGCGAGTCCCAGGGGGGCCTGCCGCCAGACCGCGCGGTGGAGCGGGAAGACGTCATCCTGGCCGACTCGGTGCGGCTGATCGACGCCTTTCACGATCCGGCCCGCCTCGCCATGACGCGCGTGGCGCTGGCCCCCTGCTCGCCGTTCTCGGTGACGGGTGACCTGATGCGTGTTTCAGCCGTGCTGGCCCGCGAGAAGGGCGCGATGCTGCACACCCATCTGGCCGAGACGGCCGATGAGGACGCCTTCTGCCTGGCCCAGTTCGGCCTGCGCCCGCTGGATTATGCCGAGTCGCTGGGCTGGACCGGGCCGGACGTGTGGTTCGCGCATGGCGTGCATTTCAGCGCGGACGACGCGGTGCGGCTGGGCGCGTGCGGCTGCGGCGTGGCGCACTGCCCCAGCAGCAACATGCGGCTGGCCAGCGGCATTGCGCCGACCCGGAGGCTGCTGGAGGCCGGGGTGCGGGTGGCGCTGGGCGTGGACGGCAGCGCCAGCAATGACGGTTCGCACCTGATGGCCGAGGCCCGGCAGGCGCTGCTGAGTTCGCGGGTGCGCGGCATGCCGGGACAGGCCCCGGACGCGGCCGCCGCCCTGACGGCCTACGACGCGTTGTGGCTGGCGACACGCGGCGGGGCGTCGGTGCTGAACCGGGACGACATCGGGCAACTCGCGCCGGGCTTTGCCGCCGACGTGATTGCCGTGGACCTGCGCGATCTGGGCTACTCGGGGGCGAGGCATGACCCACTGGCCGCCCTGACCTTCTGCGCGCCGCCGCGCGTGGCCCTGAACATGGTCAACGGGCGCGTGATTGTGGACGGGGGAGAGCTGCTGGGCGTCGAGCTGCCCGCACTGACAGAACGCCACGACGCGCACAGCCGCCGGATGATCGGGCTGGCCTAG
- a CDS encoding enoyl-CoA hydratase-related protein codes for MTYQSIRVTRQGEVATLTLSAKMGSMGPDFWREMPQALAELGDARVLIVRGEKVFSAGLDVKTNAGQIGPVLGDVAGFRAVVDQMHAATEGLAALPIPVIAAVHGWCIGAGLELISGADIRLCSSDARFSLPEVKLGIAADLGGLQRLPHLIGRGRTAHLALTGEPIDAETAEIWGLVTEVMDTPEELFTRAEELAAQLVALSPKALEGTKRTLTDDLPHAESLSNAVDWNARHMTLEALQNGLKK; via the coding sequence ATGACGTATCAATCCATTCGCGTGACGCGCCAGGGCGAGGTGGCCACCCTGACCCTGAGCGCCAAGATGGGCAGCATGGGGCCGGACTTCTGGCGCGAGATGCCGCAGGCCCTGGCCGAACTGGGAGACGCCCGCGTGCTGATCGTGCGCGGGGAAAAGGTCTTCAGCGCCGGACTGGACGTGAAGACCAACGCGGGCCAGATCGGACCGGTGCTGGGCGACGTGGCCGGGTTCAGGGCGGTGGTGGACCAGATGCACGCCGCCACCGAGGGGCTGGCTGCGCTGCCCATTCCGGTGATCGCCGCCGTGCACGGCTGGTGCATCGGCGCGGGGCTGGAACTGATCAGCGGGGCGGACATCCGCCTGTGCAGCAGCGACGCCCGCTTCAGCCTGCCGGAAGTCAAGCTGGGCATCGCCGCCGATCTGGGCGGTCTGCAGCGCCTGCCGCACCTGATTGGACGCGGGCGCACCGCGCACCTGGCGCTGACGGGCGAGCCGATTGACGCCGAGACCGCCGAGATCTGGGGACTGGTCACCGAGGTGATGGACACCCCCGAAGAGCTGTTCACGCGGGCCGAGGAACTGGCCGCCCAGCTTGTGGCCCTGTCGCCGAAGGCGCTGGAGGGCACCAAACGCACCCTGACCGACGACCTGCCGCACGCCGAGAGCCTGAGCAACGCCGTGGACTGGAACGCGCGGCATATGACGCTGGAGGCTCTGCAGAACGGGCTGAAGAAGTAA
- a CDS encoding DUF1684 domain-containing protein yields MSSDASMAWLDLLGWRREASALYARVREELPRDPQAAHQLWQTGRNALFGHHPQSPLDAAARTAFTALPCWPYDPALAFSARVDTSGPQERLTVPSSTGQDMPLVRFGQVTLPVGTLDVYWIDVYGGGVFLPFRDATSGQQSYGGGRYLLDTAKSADLGSTAAGELRLDFNFAYHPSCFYDPRWSCPLARPQNVLGGPVRAGERAG; encoded by the coding sequence ATGTCCTCTGATGCATCCATGGCGTGGCTTGATCTGCTCGGCTGGCGGCGCGAGGCCAGCGCTCTGTACGCCCGCGTGCGGGAGGAGCTGCCACGCGATCCGCAGGCGGCGCACCAGTTGTGGCAGACAGGCCGCAATGCCCTGTTCGGACACCACCCGCAATCCCCGCTGGACGCGGCGGCGCGGACCGCCTTCACGGCATTGCCATGCTGGCCGTATGATCCGGCGCTGGCCTTCAGCGCGCGGGTGGACACCTCTGGACCGCAGGAACGCCTGACTGTGCCGTCGTCCACCGGACAGGACATGCCGCTGGTGCGCTTCGGTCAGGTCACGCTGCCAGTAGGAACGCTGGACGTGTACTGGATCGACGTGTACGGCGGCGGCGTGTTCCTGCCGTTCCGGGACGCCACCAGCGGGCAGCAAAGCTACGGCGGGGGGCGCTACCTGCTGGACACCGCCAAGAGCGCTGATCTGGGCAGCACCGCTGCAGGCGAACTGCGGCTGGACTTCAATTTCGCCTACCATCCATCGTGCTTTTACGACCCGCGCTGGAGCTGCCCGCTCGCGCGGCCGCAGAACGTGCTGGGCGGCCCGGTGCGGGCGGGTGAGCGAGCGGGTTGA
- the mqnE gene encoding aminofutalosine synthase MqnE, whose amino-acid sequence MKWLRDQTLAPIVDKVEAGQRLTFEDGLRLFHTRDLNALMRLANIRKERMHGDKVFFVHSMRLEFTNICYVGCTFCAFAAHKTEERAWDYSPQEVVQQVRRRYLPGITELHMSSGHHPNHKWEYYPAMVRQLREAFPDLQVKAFTAAEIEHLSKISKKPTLDVLRELKDAGLSAMPGGGAEIFADRVRKQVAKNKVKADKWLQIHREAHSLGMRTNATMLYGHIETLEERLDHMDRLRNVQDETGGFHAFIPLAFQPLGNTLAQNLGKTDFTTGLDDLRNLAVARIYLDNFPHIKGYWVMIGSELTQVSLDWGVSDIDGTIQEEHIAHAAGATSPMALSEAGMIRMIQHAGRTPVLRDAYYNELQTFPKTGAEAAD is encoded by the coding sequence ATGAAGTGGCTCCGTGACCAGACCCTGGCTCCCATCGTGGACAAGGTAGAGGCAGGCCAGCGCCTGACTTTCGAGGACGGCCTGCGCCTGTTCCATACCCGTGACCTGAACGCGCTGATGCGGCTGGCAAACATTCGCAAGGAGCGCATGCACGGCGACAAGGTGTTCTTCGTCCACTCGATGCGGCTGGAATTCACCAACATCTGCTACGTGGGCTGCACCTTCTGCGCCTTCGCCGCCCACAAGACCGAGGAGCGCGCCTGGGACTACAGCCCCCAGGAAGTGGTGCAGCAGGTGCGCCGCCGCTACCTGCCCGGCATCACCGAACTGCACATGAGCAGTGGCCACCACCCCAACCACAAGTGGGAGTACTACCCCGCGATGGTCCGGCAACTGCGCGAGGCGTTTCCAGACCTGCAGGTCAAGGCGTTCACCGCTGCCGAGATCGAACACCTGTCCAAGATCAGCAAGAAGCCCACGCTGGACGTGCTGCGCGAGTTGAAAGACGCAGGCCTGAGCGCCATGCCGGGGGGCGGCGCGGAGATCTTCGCGGACCGCGTTCGAAAGCAGGTGGCGAAAAACAAGGTCAAGGCCGACAAGTGGCTGCAGATTCACCGCGAGGCCCACAGCCTGGGCATGCGCACCAACGCCACCATGCTGTACGGCCACATCGAGACGCTGGAGGAGCGGCTCGACCACATGGACCGCCTGCGCAATGTTCAGGACGAGACGGGCGGCTTCCACGCCTTCATCCCACTGGCCTTTCAGCCGCTGGGCAACACGCTGGCGCAGAACCTGGGCAAGACCGATTTCACCACCGGCCTGGATGACCTGCGCAATCTGGCGGTCGCGCGCATCTACCTGGACAATTTCCCGCACATCAAGGGCTACTGGGTCATGATCGGCTCAGAGCTGACGCAGGTGTCGCTCGACTGGGGCGTGTCGGACATCGACGGCACCATTCAGGAGGAGCACATCGCCCACGCGGCGGGGGCCACCAGTCCAATGGCGCTGTCCGAAGCGGGCATGATCCGAATGATCCAGCACGCCGGACGCACCCCGGTGCTGCGCGACGCCTACTACAACGAATTGCAGACCTTCCCGAAGACCGGGGCGGAGGCCGCCGATTGA
- a CDS encoding nuclear transport factor 2 family protein, producing MLPLNDTSQADLDAVLLLDDRWNAAYHHRSPQEMAAVLADDWLAFFPDGQVVFKWDALEGMARNPSATLVFERHASRVFGDTAITRGTLYADGERIQSFLRVYARRTDEWHAVSVQVVP from the coding sequence GTGCTGCCGCTGAATGACACCTCCCAGGCGGACCTTGACGCGGTGCTGCTGCTCGATGACCGCTGGAACGCCGCGTACCACCACCGCAGCCCACAGGAGATGGCGGCGGTGCTGGCCGATGACTGGCTGGCCTTCTTCCCGGATGGTCAGGTGGTTTTCAAGTGGGACGCGCTGGAGGGGATGGCCCGCAATCCGTCGGCCACCCTCGTCTTCGAGCGCCACGCCTCCCGCGTGTTCGGCGACACGGCCATCACGCGCGGCACGCTGTACGCTGATGGAGAGCGTATCCAGAGCTTCCTGCGGGTGTACGCCCGGCGAACAGACGAATGGCACGCGGTGAGCGTGCAGGTGGTGCCTTGA
- a CDS encoding DinB family protein yields MTPPRPGDFPPFYARYVDLAPEEDVLRAMAVQAPLTRAAILNFADQPDFRYAPDRWSVKQVVGHMADTERVFGFRALWFARADASPLPGFEQDDWMAASGFDAQTLENLLAGFEAARTSNLLMLRQLAPEAWARQGSANGHRFTVRAYAHGMLGHERAHLQILAERYT; encoded by the coding sequence ATGACCCCTCCGCGGCCCGGCGACTTCCCACCGTTCTACGCCCGCTACGTGGACCTTGCGCCGGAGGAAGACGTGCTGCGGGCCATGGCGGTGCAGGCCCCGTTGACCCGCGCCGCCATTCTGAACTTTGCTGATCAGCCCGACTTTCGTTACGCTCCGGACAGGTGGAGCGTGAAGCAGGTGGTGGGCCACATGGCCGACACCGAGCGCGTCTTCGGCTTCCGGGCGCTGTGGTTTGCCCGCGCCGACGCGTCCCCGTTGCCCGGCTTCGAGCAGGACGACTGGATGGCGGCCAGTGGTTTCGACGCGCAAACGTTGGAAAACCTGCTGGCCGGGTTCGAGGCCGCCCGCACCAGCAACCTCCTGATGCTGCGTCAGCTTGCGCCGGAAGCCTGGGCGCGGCAGGGCAGCGCCAACGGGCATCGTTTCACGGTCCGGGCTTACGCCCACGGCATGCTGGGCCATGAGCGGGCACACCTGCAGATTCTGGCCGAGCGGTATACCTGA
- a CDS encoding ComEC/Rec2 family competence protein, translating to MSDKVPRKKAPGKKATEKKATGKSGSEKSSTEKRAAGKKAGPRTGGAASRQSAARKPARSGRRRGPSAADIAGLVVLALTVSLAACNGMTGKGKEKAEVGAAPEGQVTVRFLDVGQGDAVLVRSPEGKTLLIDGGRSISRMEDHMKTYGIDKIDVMVATHADADHIAGLVAAARAKPTLFINNGLGGTTKTWERLVDALQAQKTTFRKASNQLINLGSVKVQVIGPPPGVGDAQNDNSVGIALQFGDFRALMTGDSELKETAAWLAQDTAAIRGPFQAYKGIHHGAANGDTPAWLAMVRPENVVISVGENNYGHPTKTALDLYKQNGIRIYRTDQNGTVTFTGNADGTYTVNTQR from the coding sequence ATGAGCGATAAGGTTCCAAGAAAGAAAGCGCCGGGGAAGAAGGCGACAGAGAAGAAAGCAACCGGGAAAAGCGGGTCTGAGAAAAGCAGCACTGAAAAGCGGGCAGCCGGCAAGAAGGCTGGCCCCAGAACTGGCGGGGCCGCGTCCCGCCAGTCGGCCGCCCGCAAGCCTGCCCGCTCCGGGCGCAGGCGCGGCCCCAGCGCGGCGGATATCGCGGGACTGGTCGTGCTGGCGCTGACCGTCTCGCTGGCGGCCTGCAACGGCATGACCGGCAAGGGCAAGGAAAAGGCCGAGGTCGGCGCGGCCCCCGAGGGGCAGGTCACCGTGCGCTTTCTGGACGTAGGGCAGGGTGACGCGGTGCTGGTCCGCAGTCCCGAGGGCAAGACCCTGTTGATCGACGGGGGCCGCAGCATATCGCGCATGGAAGACCACATGAAAACCTACGGCATCGACAAGATCGATGTGATGGTGGCCACCCACGCCGACGCCGACCACATCGCGGGACTGGTGGCGGCGGCCAGGGCCAAGCCGACGCTGTTCATCAACAACGGGCTGGGCGGCACCACCAAGACCTGGGAACGGTTGGTGGATGCGCTACAGGCCCAGAAGACCACCTTCAGGAAGGCCAGCAACCAGCTGATCAACCTGGGCAGCGTGAAGGTGCAGGTGATCGGCCCGCCACCGGGCGTGGGCGACGCGCAGAATGACAACAGCGTGGGCATCGCCCTGCAATTTGGCGACTTCCGCGCCCTGATGACCGGCGACAGCGAACTGAAGGAAACGGCGGCGTGGCTGGCGCAGGACACCGCCGCGATCCGGGGGCCGTTCCAGGCGTACAAGGGCATCCACCACGGGGCGGCCAACGGCGACACCCCGGCGTGGCTGGCGATGGTGCGCCCGGAAAACGTGGTGATCAGTGTGGGCGAGAACAATTACGGCCACCCCACGAAAACGGCGCTGGACCTGTACAAGCAAAACGGCATCCGCATCTACCGCACCGATCAGAACGGCACAGTGACGTTCACAGGCAATGCGGACGGCACGTACACGGTGAACACGCAGCGTTAG
- a CDS encoding Lrp/AsnC family transcriptional regulator: MPQNTLDAIDRQILTILQRDARLPNTELADEIGLTPAPTLRRVRRLEEEGIIQRYVALLDHKLVGRDLLVLVRVTLDKQTRQGFNDFAEQMQARPEVLECYLCLGDIDYLLKVSVPDLNAYQHFLVNTLAAIPGVRNTASTILVKQEKYTTSLPLE; encoded by the coding sequence ATGCCCCAAAACACCCTCGATGCCATTGACCGGCAGATCCTGACCATCCTGCAGCGCGACGCCCGGCTGCCCAACACCGAGCTGGCCGACGAGATCGGCCTGACGCCTGCGCCCACGCTGCGCCGTGTGCGGCGGCTGGAGGAAGAGGGCATCATCCAGCGTTACGTGGCCCTGCTGGACCACAAGCTGGTAGGGCGTGACCTGCTGGTGCTGGTACGTGTCACGCTGGACAAGCAGACCCGCCAGGGCTTCAACGACTTTGCCGAACAGATGCAGGCCCGCCCCGAGGTGCTGGAGTGTTACCTGTGCCTGGGCGACATCGACTACCTGCTCAAGGTCAGCGTGCCGGACCTGAACGCCTACCAGCACTTTCTGGTCAACACCCTGGCGGCCATTCCCGGCGTGCGCAACACTGCCAGCACCATTCTGGTCAAGCAGGAGAAATACACCACAAGCCTGCCGCTGGAGTAG
- a CDS encoding cupin domain-containing protein gives MKHIPGQMLTMKPAPEANFTGQVWMERQAEGVLRVTFTPGARTAWHTHPHGQTLIVLSGVGRVQKRGEAALTMSAGDVVQIEAGEEHWHGAAPDSLMQHMAINAGETVWLAKVTDADYGG, from the coding sequence ATGAAACATATTCCCGGCCAGATGCTGACCATGAAGCCCGCCCCCGAGGCCAATTTCACCGGACAGGTCTGGATGGAACGTCAGGCCGAGGGGGTGCTGCGCGTGACCTTTACCCCGGGCGCACGAACCGCGTGGCACACGCACCCACACGGGCAAACCCTGATCGTTCTGAGTGGCGTGGGCCGGGTGCAGAAGCGCGGTGAGGCGGCCCTGACCATGTCTGCCGGGGACGTGGTGCAGATTGAGGCGGGCGAGGAACACTGGCACGGCGCGGCCCCGGATTCGCTGATGCAGCACATGGCCATCAACGCGGGGGAAACCGTGTGGCTGGCGAAGGTGACCGACGCGGACTACGGCGGCTAG
- a CDS encoding nicotinate phosphoribosyltransferase: protein MTRTALPRLSDDNLILDTDSYKSSHFLQYPPGTTRLFSYLESRGGRYPVTRFFGLQYILDRYLTRRITAEMVEEARSLIEPHGEPFPYDGWMRVVDVHGGRLPLEVRAVPEGTLVPIHNVLMSVTNTDPELPWLVGWFETMLMRVWYPITVCTQSWHIRQIIGKALEETCDDPAAELPFKLHDFGSRGVSSRESAGLGALAHLVNFQGSDTLEALRVARNHYDADIAGFSIPAAEHSTITSWGKEHEVDAYRNMVAQFGKPGGLYSVVSDSYDLKYAINTHWGETLRQLVIDSGGTLVVRPDSGEPPAMVRLAVRALAAKFGTTVNNKGYQVLNHVRVIQGDGIDEGTITQILQNLLIDGFSAENVTFGMGGALLQKVDRDTQRFAYKASAGLIDGAYRGIYKDPVTDPGKRSKDGVLDLVMENGRMTTRAYYTFDTDFPGSLMRTVFKDGELLMRDTLEEIRGRG from the coding sequence ATGACCCGCACCGCCCTCCCGCGCCTGAGCGACGACAACCTGATTCTGGACACCGACAGCTACAAGAGCAGCCACTTTCTGCAGTACCCCCCCGGCACCACGCGGCTGTTCTCGTACCTGGAATCGCGCGGTGGGCGCTATCCGGTCACGCGCTTTTTTGGGCTGCAATACATTCTGGACCGTTACCTGACGCGCCGGATTACCGCAGAGATGGTGGAGGAGGCCCGCAGCCTGATCGAACCGCACGGCGAACCTTTCCCCTACGACGGCTGGATGCGGGTGGTCGATGTCCACGGCGGCAGGCTCCCGCTGGAGGTGCGCGCCGTGCCCGAGGGCACCCTGGTGCCCATCCATAACGTGCTGATGAGCGTGACCAACACCGATCCCGAGTTACCGTGGCTGGTGGGCTGGTTCGAGACCATGCTGATGCGGGTGTGGTACCCCATTACGGTCTGCACGCAGAGCTGGCACATTCGCCAGATCATCGGCAAGGCGCTGGAGGAAACCTGCGACGATCCGGCAGCGGAATTACCCTTCAAGTTGCACGACTTCGGCAGCCGGGGCGTGAGCAGCCGCGAGAGCGCGGGCCTGGGGGCGCTGGCGCATCTGGTCAACTTCCAGGGCAGCGACACCCTGGAAGCCCTGCGGGTGGCCCGCAACCACTACGACGCTGATATCGCGGGCTTTTCCATCCCCGCCGCCGAGCACAGCACGATTACCAGCTGGGGCAAGGAGCATGAGGTGGACGCCTACCGCAACATGGTGGCGCAGTTCGGCAAGCCGGGCGGGTTGTACTCGGTGGTCAGCGACAGCTATGACCTGAAATACGCCATCAACACCCACTGGGGCGAGACGCTGCGACAACTGGTGATCGACAGCGGCGGCACCCTGGTGGTGCGCCCCGACAGCGGCGAGCCGCCCGCGATGGTCCGGCTGGCCGTACGCGCCCTGGCTGCCAAATTTGGCACCACGGTGAACAACAAGGGCTATCAGGTCCTGAATCATGTACGCGTGATTCAGGGCGACGGCATCGACGAGGGGACCATCACCCAGATTCTGCAGAACCTGCTGATCGACGGCTTCAGCGCCGAGAATGTCACCTTCGGCATGGGCGGGGCGCTGCTGCAAAAGGTGGACCGTGACACCCAGCGTTTCGCCTACAAGGCCAGCGCGGGCCTGATCGACGGCGCGTACCGGGGCATCTACAAGGACCCCGTGACCGATCCCGGCAAGCGCAGCAAGGACGGTGTGCTGGACCTGGTGATGGAAAACGGGCGGATGACCACGCGGGCGTATTACACCTTCGACACGGACTTCCCCGGCTCGTTGATGCGGACGGTATTTAAGGATGGGGAGCTTTTAATGCGGGATACGCTGGAGGAAATTCGGGGGCGGGGGTGA
- the ald gene encoding alanine dehydrogenase — translation MQIGLPKEIKVKENRVALTPGGVGTLVRRGHSVTVQEGAGVGSGIRDQEYIDAGATIGSAGDAWAAEMVVKVKEPVASEYGFLRDDLLLFTYLHLAADRPLLDALLDAGTTGVAYETVQAEDLSLPLLTPMSEVAGRLSVQAGAYHLQKPVGGRGVLLGGVPGVQAGHVVIIGGGVVGTNAAKMAMGLGAKVTILDVSHRRLTYLDDIYFGRLTTMMSSEANLRALLPETDLLIGGVLIPGAKAPNLVTRDMLGQMQEGSVIVDVAVDQGGCVETIHATTHDDPTYVVDGVVHYGVANMPGAVPRTSTFALTNATFPYVQLLADHGLDVLRGHPALQLGVNTHRGQLTYQGVADAFGLPYVQTAEALGQWSAQAQ, via the coding sequence ATGCAGATCGGACTTCCCAAGGAGATCAAGGTCAAGGAAAACCGTGTCGCGCTCACCCCGGGTGGGGTCGGCACGCTGGTCCGGCGCGGCCACAGCGTGACCGTTCAGGAGGGGGCCGGCGTGGGCAGCGGCATCCGCGATCAGGAATACATCGACGCGGGGGCCACCATCGGCAGCGCGGGGGACGCCTGGGCCGCTGAGATGGTGGTCAAGGTCAAGGAGCCGGTGGCGTCCGAGTACGGCTTCCTGCGCGACGACCTGCTGCTGTTCACATACCTGCATCTGGCCGCCGACCGTCCGCTGCTGGACGCCCTGCTGGACGCGGGCACCACCGGCGTCGCCTACGAGACCGTGCAGGCCGAGGACCTGAGCCTGCCGCTGCTGACCCCCATGAGTGAGGTGGCCGGCCGCCTGAGCGTGCAGGCCGGGGCGTACCACCTGCAGAAGCCGGTGGGCGGACGCGGCGTGCTGCTGGGCGGGGTGCCCGGCGTGCAGGCGGGCCACGTGGTCATCATCGGCGGCGGCGTGGTGGGCACCAACGCGGCCAAGATGGCGATGGGCCTGGGCGCCAAGGTGACCATTCTGGACGTCAGCCACCGCCGCCTGACCTACCTGGACGACATCTACTTTGGCCGCCTGACCACCATGATGAGCAGCGAGGCCAACCTGCGCGCGCTGCTGCCCGAAACCGACCTGCTGATCGGCGGCGTGCTGATTCCCGGCGCCAAGGCCCCCAATCTGGTGACCCGCGACATGCTGGGCCAGATGCAGGAGGGCAGCGTGATCGTGGACGTGGCGGTGGACCAGGGCGGCTGTGTGGAGACCATTCACGCCACCACCCACGACGATCCCACCTACGTGGTGGACGGCGTGGTGCACTACGGCGTGGCCAACATGCCGGGGGCCGTGCCGCGCACCAGCACCTTCGCGCTGACCAACGCGACCTTCCCCTATGTCCAGCTGCTGGCTGACCACGGCCTCGACGTGCTGCGCGGTCACCCGGCGCTGCAACTGGGCGTCAACACCCACCGCGGCCAGCTGACCTACCAGGGGGTGGCCGACGCCTTCGGCCTGCCGTACGTCCAGACCGCAGAGGCCCTGGGCCAGTGGAGTGCCCAGGCGCAGTAG
- a CDS encoding menaquinone biosynthetic enzyme MqnA/MqnD family protein, translating into MTYRAGWIHFTNVAPILDSLELPPDVTAMTGVPTQMNAALLSGQVDIANISAVEFIRHADSLEALPDFSVSVLGPVYSVNLFHTRPLAELGRIALTAQSAMSVALLEVLLRERGLSPALERAEGEAEELLASGYDGVLRIGDSALREWYRVVGPLTPERTMTTLPDSGRGITVTDLAEAWFRLTGHPFTFAVWAYRKDRPPPTALVQAMRVARRHGIGHLADVAGRHAARLGLPERVVQHYLWNFRYHLEAPDRLGLQEFAAKSVPDHAPLCFGQRPGE; encoded by the coding sequence ATGACCTACCGTGCTGGCTGGATTCATTTCACCAACGTCGCTCCAATTCTCGATTCGCTGGAATTACCGCCGGACGTCACCGCCATGACCGGGGTGCCGACGCAGATGAATGCGGCGCTGCTCTCGGGCCAGGTGGACATCGCCAACATCAGCGCGGTGGAATTTATCCGCCACGCCGACAGTCTGGAAGCGTTGCCCGATTTCAGCGTCAGCGTGCTGGGGCCGGTGTACTCGGTCAACCTGTTCCACACCCGTCCGCTGGCGGAACTGGGCCGGATTGCCCTGACCGCGCAGTCGGCCATGAGCGTGGCGCTGCTGGAGGTGCTGCTGCGCGAGCGCGGCCTCTCCCCGGCGCTGGAACGCGCCGAGGGCGAGGCCGAGGAGCTGCTGGCCAGCGGCTACGACGGCGTGCTGCGCATCGGCGACAGCGCCCTGCGCGAGTGGTACCGCGTGGTGGGGCCGCTGACCCCGGAGCGCACCATGACCACGCTGCCAGACAGCGGGCGCGGCATCACCGTCACTGATCTGGCCGAGGCCTGGTTCCGACTGACCGGGCACCCCTTTACCTTCGCCGTGTGGGCCTACCGCAAGGACCGCCCGCCCCCGACGGCACTGGTGCAGGCCATGCGCGTGGCCCGGCGGCACGGCATCGGACACCTGGCAGACGTGGCGGGGCGGCACGCGGCCAGACTGGGGCTGCCCGAGCGGGTGGTGCAGCATTACCTGTGGAACTTCCGCTATCACCTGGAAGCGCCGGACCGACTGGGTCTGCAGGAATTTGCCGCCAAGTCCGTGCCGGACCACGCGCCGCTGTGCTTCGGGCAGAGGCCGGGGGAGTAG